From one Eleginops maclovinus isolate JMC-PN-2008 ecotype Puerto Natales chromosome 7, JC_Emac_rtc_rv5, whole genome shotgun sequence genomic stretch:
- the znf385b gene encoding zinc finger protein 385B isoform X3, giving the protein MMWSSFLSRGSVCGAVSGALPGLIGATGSSVMMKPFLSFPVETTSPVGLFPNFNTMDPVQKAVINHTFGVTLVPKKKQVISCTVCQLRFNSDSQAEAHYRGSRHAKKVKSQENKTKPKLSITGETNGSRMSPVCPAPPDSANSITNQHTDLLSGLTESFTLKPFVLPSCSPPSSTSPSSSRPGSEPPPSSPPTALPAPGLFSSSSSSSFPSSKASPPIPPTAPVTSSTSPAAPPPPSQASSQDAPSSAETEEEKAKKLLYCSLCKVAVNSLSQLEAHNAGSKHKTMMEARSGAGPIKAYPRAGAKLKNGSSSVLKGSGLQNKTFHCQICDVHVNSEIQLKQHISSRRHKDRVAGKPSKPKYSPYNKQQRSPLTGELLKPSISPTFLSTPFAAPPSSLTSTISLSPSSLSSPLFTANSTPLSPTISLHPRAPTSSSIFTTSFLRPAPGPIRASQGSILFAPY; this is encoded by the exons gaagtgtgtgtggtgcagtgAGCGGTGCGTTGCCAGGGTTGATAGGCGCCACTGGTTCCTCAGTGATGATGAAACCATTCCTGTCATTTCCTGTCGAGACGACGTCGCCAGTCGGACTGTTCCCAAACTTCAACACG ATGGACCCGGTTCAGAAGGCCGTCATCAACCACACTTTTGGCGTTACGTTGGTGCCCAAGAAGAAACAGGTCATCTCGTGCACCGTGTGCCAGCTGAGGTTCAACTCTGat TCTCAGGCAGAAGCTCATTACAGAGGCAGTCGTCACGCCAAGAAGGTCAAGTCTCAGGAGAACAAGACCAAGCCCAAGCTATCAATCACCGGAGAGACCAATGGGAGCAGAATGAGTCCTGTTTGCCCCGCCCCTCCTGACTCAGCTAACAGCATCACCAATCAACACACAG ATCTCTTATCTGGCCTCACTGAGTCCTTTACTCTCAAACCCTTCGTCCTcccctcctgctctcctccgtcctccacctccccctcctccagcaGACCAGGCAGTGAGCCTCCTCCCTCCAGTCCTCCCACCGCTCTCCCTGCCCCGggcctcttctcctcttcttcctcctcctctttcccttcTTCCAAAGCCTCTCCGCCTATCCCTCCTACTGCTCCTGTCACCTCCTCTACAtcccctgctgctcctcctcctccttcccagGCCTCTTCCCAGGATGCTCCTTCCTCAGCggagacggaggaggagaaggCGAAGAAGCTGCTGTACTGCTCTCTGTGTAAAGTCGCCGTCAACTCTCTTTCTCAGCTGGAGGCTCACAATGCAG GTTCAAAGCACAAGACGATGATGGAGGCTCGGAGTGGCGCTGGGCCTATCAAGGCGTACCCTCGAGCCGGAGCCAAGCTGAAGAACGGCAGCAGCTCCGTACTGAAGGGCTCCGGCCTGCAGAACAAAACCTTCCACTGCCAGATTTGTGACGTCCATGTCAACTCTGAGATCCAGCTCAAACAG cacATCTCCAGCAGGAGGCACAAGGACAGAGTGGCTGGAAAACCCAGCAAACCCAAATACAGCCCTTACAACAAACAGCAGCGCAGCCCACTCACC GGCGAGTTGTTGAAGCCCTCCATCTCTCCGACCTTCCTCTCCACTCCCTTTGCTGCTCCGCCCTCTTCCCTCACCTCAaccatctccctctctccctcttctctctcctcacccCTCTTCACTGCCAACTCCACACCCCTCAGCCCCACCATCTCTCTTCATCCTCGCGCTCCAACCTCCTCGTCTATTTTCACCACCTCCTTCCTGCGTCCAGCTCCAGGACCAATCAGAGCGAGCCAAGGATCGATCCTCTTTGCACCCTACTGA
- the LOC134867642 gene encoding organic cation/carnitine transporter 2-like isoform X1 encodes MQDYEESVSFLGTWGPFQKRVFFLLCLTSIPGGYNLLSVIFLLATPSHHCHIPTHSNLSQDWSEASIPVQQMAGGRPERSSCSRYELDLVQNLSAMGSTPTLNWIINLSSPEVLVSSLKREGCKDGWTYSTEHYDSTVVSEFDLVCSDQWKQPLTSLFYFLGGLFGCFISGQISDRFGRKPVLFGAIFTMSLFSSAMAFSPSWPIFIALFFMLGMGQITSYIAAFVLGSELFMGSTRVIFSSLCLPCVYVIGTMLLPVTAYLMGSWRHLSLTMAVPGLACLPFWWLIPESPRWLVSRGRIQEAELLLRSAALDNRVEAPYDIFIPANVEKETSEKVESTSILDLLRTANIRNVSIMLWIIWFSLNVSFFGLSFNMSALYGNPFLNYFLLSAVELPAYTASWLAARSLPRRLSCISFTLLGALALLLIQITLYSNAAITLTLVLLGKFGILAGIGVLYMFTSELSPTVIRNTAMSSCAMFSRVGSSVSPYLLQLAVFNQFLPWIIVGCLSLLSVLVCFFLPETFKQPLIDTIEQMPPLQRFRWPWASMPPPKDDGKLTKDQTTAPEIICTTRL; translated from the exons ATGCAGGACTACGAGGAGTCAGTGTCGTTCCTGGGGACCTGGGGCCCATTCCAGAAAAGAGTCTTCTTCCTGCTCTGTCTCACCTCAATCCCAGGGGGATACAACCTCCTGTCCGTCATATTCCTGTTGGCTACGCCATCACACCACTGCCACATCCCCACCCATAGCAACCTGAGCCAGGACTGGAGCGAAGCCAGCATTCCAGTACAG CAGATGGCAGGAGGGCGTCCAGAGAGGAGCAGTTGTAGCCGGTATGAGCTGGACCTGGTGCAGAACCTGTCTGCAATGGGAAGCACACCTACTCTGAACTGGATCATTAACCTGTCAAGTCCAGAGGTCCTCGTTTCAAGCCTGAAGAGGGAGGGCTGTAAAGATGGATGGACCTACAGTACTGAGCACTACGACTCTACTGTAGTCAGTGAG TTCGACCTGGTGTGCAGTGACCAGTGGAAACAGCCTCTGACCTCGCTTTTCTACTTCCTAGGAGGACTCTTTGGATGCTTCATTTCTGGACAGATCTCTGACCG GTTTGGCAGGAAGCCTGTTCTGTTTGGTGCCATCTTCACAATGAGCCTCTTCAGCAGTGCCATGGCCTTCTCGCCATCCTGGCCCATCTTCATCGCACTCTTCTTCATGCTGGGAATGGGTCAAATCACCAGCTACATTGCTGCGTTTGTACTGG GTTCAGAGCTCTTTATGGGTTCCACCAGAGTTATCTTCTCCAGCCTCTGCTTGCCTTGTGTCTACGTGATTGGTACGATGCTGCTGCCTGTCACTGCGTACCTGATGGGCAGCTGGAGACACCTGTCACTGACCATGGCTGTGCCAGGCCTGGCATGTCTCCCTTTCTGGTG GCTGATTCCAGAGTCCCCTCGCTGGTTAGTATCTCGTGGCCGAATTCAGGAAGCAGAACTCCTGCTGAGGTCAGCTGCGCTCGATAACCGTGTTGAAGCTCCATATGACATCTTTATCCCAGCCAAC gtggaaaaagaaacaagtgAAAAGGTAGAGTCTACCAGCATCCTGGACCTGCTGAGGACAGCCAACATTCGAAATGTTTCAATTATGCTGTGGATCATCTG gttttctttaaatgtaagcTTTTTTGGATTGTCCTTCAACATGTCTGCTCTCTATGGCAATCCCTTCCTGAACTATTTCCTGCTGTCGGCTGTGGAGCTCCCGGCTTACACTGCCAGCTGGTTGGCGGCACGCAGTCTTCCTCGCCGCCTGTCCTGTATCAGCTTCACCCTGCTCGGGGCGCTAGCTCTGCTTCTCATCCAGATCACTCTGTACA GTAATGCAGCTATAACCCTGACCCTGGTGTTGCTGGGTAAATTTGGGATTCTGGCTGGCATCGGGGTGTTGTACATGTTCACCAGTGAGCTGTCTCCCACAGTCATCAGGAACACAGCAATGTCTTCTTGTGCCATGTTCTCCAGAGTGGGCTCCTCTGTATCCCCATACCTGCTGCAGCTGG ctgtgttcaATCAGTTCCTGCCGTGGATCATAGTGGGTTGTCTGTCGCTGCTTAGCGTTCTGGTCTGCTTCTTCCTGCCCGAGACCTTCAAACAGCCGCTGATCGACACCATCGAGCAGATGCCTCCCCTACAGCG GTTCAGATGGCCATGGGCCTCCATGCCTCCTCCAAAGGATGATGGGAAATTAACCAAAGACCAGACTACTGCACCTGAGATCATCTGCACAACTCGCCTATAA
- the LOC134867642 gene encoding organic cation/carnitine transporter 2-like isoform X4, which produces MQDYEESVSFLGTWGPFQKRVFFLLCLTSIPGGYNLLSVIFLLATPSHHCHIPTHSNLSQDWSEASIPVQQMAGGRPERSSCSRYELDLVQNLSAMGSTPTLNWIINLSSPEVLVSSLKREGCKDGWTYSTEHYDSTVVSEEDSLDASFLDRSLTGTLQFQFKQLLCLPLPSADSELAEVWQEACSVWCHLHNEPLQQCHGLLAILAHLHRTLLHAGNGSNHQLHCCVCTGLIPESPRWLVSRGRIQEAELLLRSAALDNRVEAPYDIFIPANVEKETSEKVESTSILDLLRTANIRNVSIMLWIIWFSLNVSFFGLSFNMSALYGNPFLNYFLLSAVELPAYTASWLAARSLPRRLSCISFTLLGALALLLIQITLYSNAAITLTLVLLGKFGILAGIGVLYMFTSELSPTVIRNTAMSSCAMFSRVGSSVSPYLLQLAVFNQFLPWIIVGCLSLLSVLVCFFLPETFKQPLIDTIEQMPPLQRFRWPWASMPPPKDDGKLTKDQTTAPEIICTTRL; this is translated from the exons ATGCAGGACTACGAGGAGTCAGTGTCGTTCCTGGGGACCTGGGGCCCATTCCAGAAAAGAGTCTTCTTCCTGCTCTGTCTCACCTCAATCCCAGGGGGATACAACCTCCTGTCCGTCATATTCCTGTTGGCTACGCCATCACACCACTGCCACATCCCCACCCATAGCAACCTGAGCCAGGACTGGAGCGAAGCCAGCATTCCAGTACAG CAGATGGCAGGAGGGCGTCCAGAGAGGAGCAGTTGTAGCCGGTATGAGCTGGACCTGGTGCAGAACCTGTCTGCAATGGGAAGCACACCTACTCTGAACTGGATCATTAACCTGTCAAGTCCAGAGGTCCTCGTTTCAAGCCTGAAGAGGGAGGGCTGTAAAGATGGATGGACCTACAGTACTGAGCACTACGACTCTACTGTAGTCAGTGAG GAGGACTCTTTGGATGCTTCATTTCTGGACAGATCTCTGACCGGTACTTTACAATTTCAGTTCAAACAGTTACTGTGTTTGCCACTCCCCTCAGCTGATTCAGAGTTAGCAGAG GTTTGGCAGGAAGCCTGTTCTGTTTGGTGCCATCTTCACAATGAGCCTCTTCAGCAGTGCCATGGCCTTCTCGCCATCCTGGCCCATCTTCATCGCACTCTTCTTCATGCTGGGAATGGGTCAAATCACCAGCTACATTGCTGCGTTTGTACTGG GCTGATTCCAGAGTCCCCTCGCTGGTTAGTATCTCGTGGCCGAATTCAGGAAGCAGAACTCCTGCTGAGGTCAGCTGCGCTCGATAACCGTGTTGAAGCTCCATATGACATCTTTATCCCAGCCAAC gtggaaaaagaaacaagtgAAAAGGTAGAGTCTACCAGCATCCTGGACCTGCTGAGGACAGCCAACATTCGAAATGTTTCAATTATGCTGTGGATCATCTG gttttctttaaatgtaagcTTTTTTGGATTGTCCTTCAACATGTCTGCTCTCTATGGCAATCCCTTCCTGAACTATTTCCTGCTGTCGGCTGTGGAGCTCCCGGCTTACACTGCCAGCTGGTTGGCGGCACGCAGTCTTCCTCGCCGCCTGTCCTGTATCAGCTTCACCCTGCTCGGGGCGCTAGCTCTGCTTCTCATCCAGATCACTCTGTACA GTAATGCAGCTATAACCCTGACCCTGGTGTTGCTGGGTAAATTTGGGATTCTGGCTGGCATCGGGGTGTTGTACATGTTCACCAGTGAGCTGTCTCCCACAGTCATCAGGAACACAGCAATGTCTTCTTGTGCCATGTTCTCCAGAGTGGGCTCCTCTGTATCCCCATACCTGCTGCAGCTGG ctgtgttcaATCAGTTCCTGCCGTGGATCATAGTGGGTTGTCTGTCGCTGCTTAGCGTTCTGGTCTGCTTCTTCCTGCCCGAGACCTTCAAACAGCCGCTGATCGACACCATCGAGCAGATGCCTCCCCTACAGCG GTTCAGATGGCCATGGGCCTCCATGCCTCCTCCAAAGGATGATGGGAAATTAACCAAAGACCAGACTACTGCACCTGAGATCATCTGCACAACTCGCCTATAA
- the LOC134867642 gene encoding organic cation/carnitine transporter 2-like isoform X3, which produces MQDYEESVSFLGTWGPFQKRVFFLLCLTSIPGGYNLLSVIFLLATPSHHCHIPTHSNLSQDWSEASIPVQQMAGGRPERSSCSRYELDLVQNLSAMGSTPTLNWIINLSSPEVLVSSLKREGCKDGWTYSTEHYDSTVVSEFDLVCSDQWKQPLTSLFYFLGGLFGCFISGQISDRFGRKPVLFGAIFTMSLFSSAMAFSPSWPIFIALFFMLGMGQITSYIAAFVLGSELFMGSTRVIFSSLCLPCVYVIGTMLLPVTAYLMGSWRHLSLTMAVPGLACLPFWWLIPESPRWLVSRGRIQEAELLLRSAALDNRVEAPYDIFIPANVEKETSEKVESTSILDLLRTANIRNVSIMLWIIWFSLNVSFFGLSFNMSALYGNPFLNYFLLSAVELPAYTASWLAARSLPRRLSCISFTLLGALALLLIQITLYSNAAITLTLVLLGKFGILAGIGVLYMFTSELSPTVIRNTAMSSCAMFSRVGSSVSPYLLQLAVFNQFLPWIIVGCLSLLSVLVCFFLPETFKQPLIDTIEQMPPLQRWPWASMPPPKDDGKLTKDQTTAPEIICTTRL; this is translated from the exons ATGCAGGACTACGAGGAGTCAGTGTCGTTCCTGGGGACCTGGGGCCCATTCCAGAAAAGAGTCTTCTTCCTGCTCTGTCTCACCTCAATCCCAGGGGGATACAACCTCCTGTCCGTCATATTCCTGTTGGCTACGCCATCACACCACTGCCACATCCCCACCCATAGCAACCTGAGCCAGGACTGGAGCGAAGCCAGCATTCCAGTACAG CAGATGGCAGGAGGGCGTCCAGAGAGGAGCAGTTGTAGCCGGTATGAGCTGGACCTGGTGCAGAACCTGTCTGCAATGGGAAGCACACCTACTCTGAACTGGATCATTAACCTGTCAAGTCCAGAGGTCCTCGTTTCAAGCCTGAAGAGGGAGGGCTGTAAAGATGGATGGACCTACAGTACTGAGCACTACGACTCTACTGTAGTCAGTGAG TTCGACCTGGTGTGCAGTGACCAGTGGAAACAGCCTCTGACCTCGCTTTTCTACTTCCTAGGAGGACTCTTTGGATGCTTCATTTCTGGACAGATCTCTGACCG GTTTGGCAGGAAGCCTGTTCTGTTTGGTGCCATCTTCACAATGAGCCTCTTCAGCAGTGCCATGGCCTTCTCGCCATCCTGGCCCATCTTCATCGCACTCTTCTTCATGCTGGGAATGGGTCAAATCACCAGCTACATTGCTGCGTTTGTACTGG GTTCAGAGCTCTTTATGGGTTCCACCAGAGTTATCTTCTCCAGCCTCTGCTTGCCTTGTGTCTACGTGATTGGTACGATGCTGCTGCCTGTCACTGCGTACCTGATGGGCAGCTGGAGACACCTGTCACTGACCATGGCTGTGCCAGGCCTGGCATGTCTCCCTTTCTGGTG GCTGATTCCAGAGTCCCCTCGCTGGTTAGTATCTCGTGGCCGAATTCAGGAAGCAGAACTCCTGCTGAGGTCAGCTGCGCTCGATAACCGTGTTGAAGCTCCATATGACATCTTTATCCCAGCCAAC gtggaaaaagaaacaagtgAAAAGGTAGAGTCTACCAGCATCCTGGACCTGCTGAGGACAGCCAACATTCGAAATGTTTCAATTATGCTGTGGATCATCTG gttttctttaaatgtaagcTTTTTTGGATTGTCCTTCAACATGTCTGCTCTCTATGGCAATCCCTTCCTGAACTATTTCCTGCTGTCGGCTGTGGAGCTCCCGGCTTACACTGCCAGCTGGTTGGCGGCACGCAGTCTTCCTCGCCGCCTGTCCTGTATCAGCTTCACCCTGCTCGGGGCGCTAGCTCTGCTTCTCATCCAGATCACTCTGTACA GTAATGCAGCTATAACCCTGACCCTGGTGTTGCTGGGTAAATTTGGGATTCTGGCTGGCATCGGGGTGTTGTACATGTTCACCAGTGAGCTGTCTCCCACAGTCATCAGGAACACAGCAATGTCTTCTTGTGCCATGTTCTCCAGAGTGGGCTCCTCTGTATCCCCATACCTGCTGCAGCTGG ctgtgttcaATCAGTTCCTGCCGTGGATCATAGTGGGTTGTCTGTCGCTGCTTAGCGTTCTGGTCTGCTTCTTCCTGCCCGAGACCTTCAAACAGCCGCTGATCGACACCATCGAGCAGATGCCTCCCCTACAGCG ATGGCCATGGGCCTCCATGCCTCCTCCAAAGGATGATGGGAAATTAACCAAAGACCAGACTACTGCACCTGAGATCATCTGCACAACTCGCCTATAA
- the LOC134867642 gene encoding organic cation/carnitine transporter 2-like isoform X2 — translation MQDYEESVSFLGTWGPFQKRVFFLLCLTSIPGGYNLLSVIFLLATPSHHCHIPTHSNLSQDWSEASIPVQMAGGRPERSSCSRYELDLVQNLSAMGSTPTLNWIINLSSPEVLVSSLKREGCKDGWTYSTEHYDSTVVSEFDLVCSDQWKQPLTSLFYFLGGLFGCFISGQISDRFGRKPVLFGAIFTMSLFSSAMAFSPSWPIFIALFFMLGMGQITSYIAAFVLGSELFMGSTRVIFSSLCLPCVYVIGTMLLPVTAYLMGSWRHLSLTMAVPGLACLPFWWLIPESPRWLVSRGRIQEAELLLRSAALDNRVEAPYDIFIPANVEKETSEKVESTSILDLLRTANIRNVSIMLWIIWFSLNVSFFGLSFNMSALYGNPFLNYFLLSAVELPAYTASWLAARSLPRRLSCISFTLLGALALLLIQITLYSNAAITLTLVLLGKFGILAGIGVLYMFTSELSPTVIRNTAMSSCAMFSRVGSSVSPYLLQLAVFNQFLPWIIVGCLSLLSVLVCFFLPETFKQPLIDTIEQMPPLQRFRWPWASMPPPKDDGKLTKDQTTAPEIICTTRL, via the exons ATGCAGGACTACGAGGAGTCAGTGTCGTTCCTGGGGACCTGGGGCCCATTCCAGAAAAGAGTCTTCTTCCTGCTCTGTCTCACCTCAATCCCAGGGGGATACAACCTCCTGTCCGTCATATTCCTGTTGGCTACGCCATCACACCACTGCCACATCCCCACCCATAGCAACCTGAGCCAGGACTGGAGCGAAGCCAGCATTCCAGTACAG ATGGCAGGAGGGCGTCCAGAGAGGAGCAGTTGTAGCCGGTATGAGCTGGACCTGGTGCAGAACCTGTCTGCAATGGGAAGCACACCTACTCTGAACTGGATCATTAACCTGTCAAGTCCAGAGGTCCTCGTTTCAAGCCTGAAGAGGGAGGGCTGTAAAGATGGATGGACCTACAGTACTGAGCACTACGACTCTACTGTAGTCAGTGAG TTCGACCTGGTGTGCAGTGACCAGTGGAAACAGCCTCTGACCTCGCTTTTCTACTTCCTAGGAGGACTCTTTGGATGCTTCATTTCTGGACAGATCTCTGACCG GTTTGGCAGGAAGCCTGTTCTGTTTGGTGCCATCTTCACAATGAGCCTCTTCAGCAGTGCCATGGCCTTCTCGCCATCCTGGCCCATCTTCATCGCACTCTTCTTCATGCTGGGAATGGGTCAAATCACCAGCTACATTGCTGCGTTTGTACTGG GTTCAGAGCTCTTTATGGGTTCCACCAGAGTTATCTTCTCCAGCCTCTGCTTGCCTTGTGTCTACGTGATTGGTACGATGCTGCTGCCTGTCACTGCGTACCTGATGGGCAGCTGGAGACACCTGTCACTGACCATGGCTGTGCCAGGCCTGGCATGTCTCCCTTTCTGGTG GCTGATTCCAGAGTCCCCTCGCTGGTTAGTATCTCGTGGCCGAATTCAGGAAGCAGAACTCCTGCTGAGGTCAGCTGCGCTCGATAACCGTGTTGAAGCTCCATATGACATCTTTATCCCAGCCAAC gtggaaaaagaaacaagtgAAAAGGTAGAGTCTACCAGCATCCTGGACCTGCTGAGGACAGCCAACATTCGAAATGTTTCAATTATGCTGTGGATCATCTG gttttctttaaatgtaagcTTTTTTGGATTGTCCTTCAACATGTCTGCTCTCTATGGCAATCCCTTCCTGAACTATTTCCTGCTGTCGGCTGTGGAGCTCCCGGCTTACACTGCCAGCTGGTTGGCGGCACGCAGTCTTCCTCGCCGCCTGTCCTGTATCAGCTTCACCCTGCTCGGGGCGCTAGCTCTGCTTCTCATCCAGATCACTCTGTACA GTAATGCAGCTATAACCCTGACCCTGGTGTTGCTGGGTAAATTTGGGATTCTGGCTGGCATCGGGGTGTTGTACATGTTCACCAGTGAGCTGTCTCCCACAGTCATCAGGAACACAGCAATGTCTTCTTGTGCCATGTTCTCCAGAGTGGGCTCCTCTGTATCCCCATACCTGCTGCAGCTGG ctgtgttcaATCAGTTCCTGCCGTGGATCATAGTGGGTTGTCTGTCGCTGCTTAGCGTTCTGGTCTGCTTCTTCCTGCCCGAGACCTTCAAACAGCCGCTGATCGACACCATCGAGCAGATGCCTCCCCTACAGCG GTTCAGATGGCCATGGGCCTCCATGCCTCCTCCAAAGGATGATGGGAAATTAACCAAAGACCAGACTACTGCACCTGAGATCATCTGCACAACTCGCCTATAA
- the LOC134867642 gene encoding organic cation/carnitine transporter 2-like isoform X5, producing MQDYEESVSFLGTWGPFQKRVFFLLCLTSIPGGYNLLSVIFLLATPSHHCHIPTHSNLSQDWSEASIPVQFDLVCSDQWKQPLTSLFYFLGGLFGCFISGQISDRFGRKPVLFGAIFTMSLFSSAMAFSPSWPIFIALFFMLGMGQITSYIAAFVLGSELFMGSTRVIFSSLCLPCVYVIGTMLLPVTAYLMGSWRHLSLTMAVPGLACLPFWWLIPESPRWLVSRGRIQEAELLLRSAALDNRVEAPYDIFIPANVEKETSEKVESTSILDLLRTANIRNVSIMLWIIWFSLNVSFFGLSFNMSALYGNPFLNYFLLSAVELPAYTASWLAARSLPRRLSCISFTLLGALALLLIQITLYSNAAITLTLVLLGKFGILAGIGVLYMFTSELSPTVIRNTAMSSCAMFSRVGSSVSPYLLQLAVFNQFLPWIIVGCLSLLSVLVCFFLPETFKQPLIDTIEQMPPLQRFRWPWASMPPPKDDGKLTKDQTTAPEIICTTRL from the exons ATGCAGGACTACGAGGAGTCAGTGTCGTTCCTGGGGACCTGGGGCCCATTCCAGAAAAGAGTCTTCTTCCTGCTCTGTCTCACCTCAATCCCAGGGGGATACAACCTCCTGTCCGTCATATTCCTGTTGGCTACGCCATCACACCACTGCCACATCCCCACCCATAGCAACCTGAGCCAGGACTGGAGCGAAGCCAGCATTCCAGTACAG TTCGACCTGGTGTGCAGTGACCAGTGGAAACAGCCTCTGACCTCGCTTTTCTACTTCCTAGGAGGACTCTTTGGATGCTTCATTTCTGGACAGATCTCTGACCG GTTTGGCAGGAAGCCTGTTCTGTTTGGTGCCATCTTCACAATGAGCCTCTTCAGCAGTGCCATGGCCTTCTCGCCATCCTGGCCCATCTTCATCGCACTCTTCTTCATGCTGGGAATGGGTCAAATCACCAGCTACATTGCTGCGTTTGTACTGG GTTCAGAGCTCTTTATGGGTTCCACCAGAGTTATCTTCTCCAGCCTCTGCTTGCCTTGTGTCTACGTGATTGGTACGATGCTGCTGCCTGTCACTGCGTACCTGATGGGCAGCTGGAGACACCTGTCACTGACCATGGCTGTGCCAGGCCTGGCATGTCTCCCTTTCTGGTG GCTGATTCCAGAGTCCCCTCGCTGGTTAGTATCTCGTGGCCGAATTCAGGAAGCAGAACTCCTGCTGAGGTCAGCTGCGCTCGATAACCGTGTTGAAGCTCCATATGACATCTTTATCCCAGCCAAC gtggaaaaagaaacaagtgAAAAGGTAGAGTCTACCAGCATCCTGGACCTGCTGAGGACAGCCAACATTCGAAATGTTTCAATTATGCTGTGGATCATCTG gttttctttaaatgtaagcTTTTTTGGATTGTCCTTCAACATGTCTGCTCTCTATGGCAATCCCTTCCTGAACTATTTCCTGCTGTCGGCTGTGGAGCTCCCGGCTTACACTGCCAGCTGGTTGGCGGCACGCAGTCTTCCTCGCCGCCTGTCCTGTATCAGCTTCACCCTGCTCGGGGCGCTAGCTCTGCTTCTCATCCAGATCACTCTGTACA GTAATGCAGCTATAACCCTGACCCTGGTGTTGCTGGGTAAATTTGGGATTCTGGCTGGCATCGGGGTGTTGTACATGTTCACCAGTGAGCTGTCTCCCACAGTCATCAGGAACACAGCAATGTCTTCTTGTGCCATGTTCTCCAGAGTGGGCTCCTCTGTATCCCCATACCTGCTGCAGCTGG ctgtgttcaATCAGTTCCTGCCGTGGATCATAGTGGGTTGTCTGTCGCTGCTTAGCGTTCTGGTCTGCTTCTTCCTGCCCGAGACCTTCAAACAGCCGCTGATCGACACCATCGAGCAGATGCCTCCCCTACAGCG GTTCAGATGGCCATGGGCCTCCATGCCTCCTCCAAAGGATGATGGGAAATTAACCAAAGACCAGACTACTGCACCTGAGATCATCTGCACAACTCGCCTATAA